A window of the Ostrea edulis chromosome 1, xbOstEdul1.1, whole genome shotgun sequence genome harbors these coding sequences:
- the LOC125672638 gene encoding uncharacterized protein LOC125672638, which translates to MVFCAAYGCTSRHKKGCGLSFFSFPKEGLRKKTWVNFCRREDFVPSKSSRLCSLHFSKEQLDRDPDKLKENGYNGAKIRLRTDAIPDIPLPLHPVHDENAAIALPASKPRGAYAKRQRADVLRQVLQEMEPRANEEQPNDHDEDTEPPLLPELPPTEQIEPEPQSADEETVAITSNQTEKQCQAAIRPPQRTRKIQVSLTNDKTVRTVSTGVQCSNLSDGVSLRVAAGLVPCHVPQPPPESDSEEEDNYDSDPDFDLDEAEEDDEDIPNESYSLRTNPPPEEERQFLVAESSLAKLLRKCDTCGEVCNPIVQFTRGTMIGTVSKCVNGHTMQWESQTCYHGMPWSNLLLAGAIVFSGINSSKCLRFFRHLKVPTISASTFSRIQSSYVVPAALFTWDFHQAELLNQNAGRPLILGGDARCDSPGFSAKFGSYTLLDLEMGKVVDFQLVQSNEVAGSTHMELEGLKRGLKRLEDAGLHVQTLVTDRHSMVKKFMRTEHHDKKHYFDVWHMAKGISKKLETNAKKKDCDDIRLWTRSAVNHCYWVAASSGDNGDMKEQKWASLVEHVANKHANCQHGELEDGRQWLREGSRAHKLFREVVESKFLLKDVSKLSPLHQTFSLEVFHSVVNSFAPKTTHFFFPAMTARLCVAALHFNENGRRYQAVTRAGVPQWQLSYPKGKKGKHVVVKPRKTPITYDYIDILRLNLVERRLQLPSCSAASSDGKASLGYQPPTLISGYAAVNKDQLIVTRRTRFAR; encoded by the exons ATGGTGTTTTGTGCCGCCTACGGATGTACTAGCCGTCATAAGAAGGGATGTGGACTGAGTTTTTTCAGTTTTCCTAAGGAAGGTTTGAGGAAAAAGACTTGGGTGAATTTTTGTCGGCGCGAGGACTTTGTTCCATCCAAAAGCAGTCGCCTGTGTTCTTTGCACTTTTCTAAAGAGCAGTTGGACAGAGATCCAGATAAACTGAAGGAAAATGGTTATAATGGAGCCAAGATTCGGTTGCGAACTGATGCTATTCCCGATATCCCCCTCCCTCTGCATCCTGTCCATGACGAGAATGCCGCCATTGCTCTACCCGCATCAAAGCCCCGAGGGGCATATGCAAAACGCCAGAGAGCCGAC GTTCTACGCCAAGTTCTTCAAGAAATGGAACCTCGTGCTAATGAGGAGCAGCCTAATGACCATGATGAGGATACAGAACCTCCACTTCTGCCTGAACTGCCACCTACTGAGCAGATAGAGCCAGAACCACAATCAGCTGATGAGGAGACAGTTGCCATCACCTCAAACCAGACGGAGAAGCAATGCCAAGCAGCAATTCGACCCCCACAGAGGACACGTAAGATACAAGTGTCTCTTACAAATGACAAGACAGTAAGGACTGTGTCTACCGGAGTTCAATGTTCCAACCTCTCCGATGGTGTTTCATTGAGGGTCGCTGCCGGATTAGTGCCTTGTCATGTGCCTCAGCCACCCCCTGAAAGTGACAGTGAAGAGGAAGACAATTATGATAGTGACCCAGACTTTGATTTAGACGAGGCAGAGGAAGATGATGAAGACATCCCGAACGAATCATATTCCCTGAGGACCAATCCCCCACCAGAGGAAGAGAGACAATTCCTGGTTGCAGAGTCTTCCCTAGCAAAATTATTGCGGAAATGTGACACTTGTGGTGAAGTATGCAATCCAATTGTGCAGTTCACGAGGGGCACCATGATTGGGACTGTGTCAAAATGTGTGAATGGACATACCATGCAATGGGAAAGTCAGACATGTTATCACGGAATGCCATGGTCAAATCTTCTTCTGGCAGGTGCCATTGTATTTAGTGGCATCAACAGCTCTAAGTGTCTCCGTTTTTTTAGACATCTCAAAGTGCCAACAATCTCAGCATCTACATTCAGCAGAATCCAGTCTTCGTATGTTGTGCCAGCAGCCTTATTCACGTGGGACTTTCATCAAGCAGAGTTGCTGAATCAGAATGCAGGAAGACCCCTTATATTAGGAGGCGATGCAAGATGCGATTCTCCAGGCTTCTCTGCCAAGTTTGGCTCCTATACATTGTTGGACTTGGAGATGGGGAAAGTGGTGGATTTTCAATTGGTTCAG AGTAATGAGGTTGCTGGATCCACGCATATGGAACTAGAAGGTCTGAAAAGAGGACTAAAAAGATTGGAAGATGCCGGCCTCCATGTCCAGACACTTGTTACAGACAGACATAGCATGGTGAAGAAGTTCATGAGGACGGAGCATCATGataaaaaacattattttgacgTCTGGCACATGGCCAAAG GCATTTCAAAGAAACTGGAGACAAATGCAAAGAAAAAGGATTGCGATGATATCAGACTTTGGACCAGGAGTGCTGTCAACCACTGCTACTGGGTGGCAGCCTCCAGTGGAGACAATGGCGATATGAAGGAGCAGAAGTGGGCATCCTTAGTGGAACATGTTGCCAATAAACATGCAAACTGTCAACATGGGGAGTTAGAGGATGGTAGACAATGGCTAAGAGAAG GATCCAGAGCCCATAAGCTGTTTCGGGAGGTGGTAGAGAGTAAATTTCTGTTGAAGGATGTGTCCAAGTTATCTCCTCTTCACCAAACTTTCAGCCTAGAGGTTTTCCATAGTGTGGTGAATAGCTTTGCCCCAAAGACAACGCATTTTTTCTTCCCTGCTATGACAGCAAG ATTGTGTGTAGCAGCTCTTCACTTTAATGAAAATGGTCGGCGTTACCAGGCAGTGACAAGAGCTGGTGTACCACAGTGGCAGTTGAGCTACCCGAAAGGGAAAAAAGGAAAGCATGTTGTTGTAAAGCCACGGAAGACTCCAATTACTTATG ATTATATTGACATCTTGCGACTGAATCTTGTGGAACGCAGGCTTCAGCTACCCTCGTGTTCAGCAGCTTCATCTGATGGAAAAGCTTCTCTTGGATACCAACCACCAACCCTTATATCAGGCTATGCTGCAGTCAACAAGGACCAGCTCATTGTTACAAGGCGTACTAGATTTGCACGGTAG
- the LOC125672639 gene encoding P2X purinoceptor 7-like, with amino-acid sequence MDDICSDFEEIPENLHIQPYMFEPPVRSNRNVNTQESSEESEDEICNDEKIDRRRNTIWCECGICEVMETRTECICCAEIPVIDELRESSDLECITQHRTFIDNCLNARVLEVSLYDFIQREGPLDDNETTNETYRHIAYRRFVLWIWHRLGRRNRKVLPACVVTTIRRTFPSEDYTGFQAHCIEP; translated from the exons ATGGACGACATCTGTTCCGATTTTGAGGAAATTCCCGAGAATCTTCACATTCAACCTTATATGTTTGAACCACCAGTGCGTTCAAATAGGAATGTAAATACCCAAGAaagtagcgaggaaagcgaggaTGAAATCTGCAATGATGAGAAAATTGATCGCCGTCGGAACACTATTTG GTGCGAGTGTGGGATTTGTGAAGTGATGGAGACCAGAACAGAATGCATATGCTGTGCTGAGATTCCAGTCATAGATGAGCTTCGAGAGTCGAGTGACCTTGAATGCATCACACAACACAGAACTTTCATAGACAATTGTTTGAATGCACGAGTACTGGAAGTCAGTCTTTATGACTTCATTCAAAGAGAGGGGCCTTTGGATGACAATGAAACCACTAATGA AACATACAGACACATTGCATATCGCCGGTTTGTCCTCTGGATATGGCATCGACTCGGACGGAGGAATCGTAAAGTTTTGCCAGCATGTGTTGTCACAACAATTCGCAGGACATTCCCATCAGAGGACTACACAGGATTCCAAGCCCACTGTATAGAACCATAG